The Treponema medium genome has a window encoding:
- a CDS encoding DegT/DnrJ/EryC1/StrS family aminotransferase yields the protein MNTPEQNPAREIPFFRPSFDRREEEAAIRVLHSGWLTTGKETLAFEKEFADMVHSPYALAVNSASNGLMLAMEAFGIGKGSKILTSPYTFVSTATSALHLGGEAVYADIEADSYSIDPEKIEDKLKQDKSIKAIVPIHIAGNLCNMKAINSLAKKYNVAVIEDAAHAFPAKTADGYGGTFGDAGVFSFYATKTITTGEGGMICVRNPEAAERIKLMRSHGINRTIWDRYTDKHASWQYDVVAEGYKCNLPDILSAIGRVQLQKAEEFYRKRKLIAERFTRAFKPLDFFQVPPDGEGNAWHLYILRIVPETLSVGRDDFARALQERGLGISVHFIPHFELTFLKERYELRAQDFPNAAAHYAQSISLPFWPDMTNEDVQYVIDMVIDTAKKFRK from the coding sequence ATGAATACACCCGAACAAAATCCCGCAAGGGAGATACCCTTTTTTAGACCGTCGTTCGACCGCAGGGAAGAAGAAGCGGCGATCCGCGTGCTGCACTCAGGCTGGCTGACGACCGGCAAGGAAACGCTCGCCTTTGAAAAAGAGTTTGCCGATATGGTACACAGTCCGTATGCGCTTGCGGTCAATTCCGCATCAAACGGATTGATGCTTGCTATGGAAGCCTTCGGAATCGGCAAGGGAAGCAAAATACTCACCAGTCCATACACCTTTGTATCGACTGCAACCAGCGCCTTGCACCTTGGCGGAGAAGCGGTCTATGCGGATATCGAAGCGGATTCCTACAGTATCGATCCCGAAAAAATCGAAGATAAACTCAAGCAGGATAAAAGCATTAAAGCGATTGTGCCTATCCATATCGCAGGAAACCTCTGTAATATGAAAGCGATTAACAGCCTTGCAAAGAAATACAACGTCGCGGTTATTGAAGACGCAGCCCATGCCTTTCCTGCAAAAACGGCAGACGGCTACGGCGGCACCTTCGGCGATGCGGGCGTGTTCTCTTTTTATGCCACCAAAACCATCACAACCGGAGAAGGCGGTATGATCTGCGTCCGTAATCCCGAAGCGGCGGAACGCATTAAGCTGATGCGCTCCCACGGTATCAACCGCACAATATGGGATCGCTACACCGACAAACACGCCAGCTGGCAATACGATGTCGTTGCGGAAGGCTACAAATGCAACCTGCCGGACATCTTATCGGCAATCGGCAGGGTACAGCTGCAAAAAGCGGAAGAGTTTTACCGGAAACGGAAGCTCATCGCCGAACGCTTTACCCGCGCCTTTAAACCGCTCGACTTTTTTCAAGTTCCGCCGGACGGAGAAGGCAATGCGTGGCATCTCTACATCCTCCGCATCGTACCGGAAACGCTTTCCGTCGGCAGGGATGACTTTGCCCGCGCGCTGCAGGAACGGGGACTCGGTATTTCAGTTCACTTTATCCCCCACTTTGAACTGACCTTCCTGAAAGAACGGTACGAGCTGCGCGCACAGGACTTCCCCAATGCCGCAGCGCACTATGCGCAGAGCATCAGCCTTCCGTTCTGGCCGGATATGACTAATGAAGATGTGCAGTATGTCATCGATATGGTCATCGATACCGCAAAAAAGTTTCGCAAATAG
- the lnt gene encoding apolipoprotein N-acyltransferase, with translation MSVISSFLAVLCSAVLLSLGISNEYLHFGSALFGIIALIPLYTAFCISPTRRRTALMFGALIAFVHLCSSFWLAYFENFAIFTLGASSVAYLFLGFLFGHWFYYGMKLPLSLRPFAFAGLWTLWEWFKGSGFVAYPWGSLSMTTLSLRPLIQIADITGVWGITFLIALISALLAEIIRAAARLTAGFSKPQGRPLLRPLAFTAALLLLINGYGLFRIYQKRTPQQNLNLVLVQQNTDPWVSGLDLFFDNLYNTQQLTEQAITESPVKPDLIVWNESSLAYGYDQFQDYYRQLPFKESFTDFLQRMDIPILTGSPLFQDAEREKYSNAVYLIAPDGTVLDTYSKIQLICFAEYIPFIDHPFVQRFFDSLVGFSSGWAPGTEYKAMTFTAQNGNDIRFAAPICFEDAFPTLCADLHNQKSNILINLTNDSWSKTASAEYQHFAVAYFRAIELRTPLVRSTNGGYTCVVDPVGTVTASLPLFTADSLSVSVPIYPYRRTFYAQWKDWLPALFLAIALISATAYRFNPAFCKKAVVYMEHPLEWLSPAERRKRQRKQLWKKPWFRKRRKTAKTDKLITVDKRPQFQK, from the coding sequence ATGTCGGTTATTTCATCTTTTTTAGCGGTTTTATGCTCTGCGGTGCTGCTTTCATTAGGAATATCGAATGAATATCTCCATTTCGGATCGGCGCTGTTCGGTATCATTGCACTGATACCGTTATATACCGCATTTTGCATCAGCCCTACACGAAGACGCACTGCATTGATGTTCGGCGCCCTGATAGCTTTTGTCCACCTGTGTTCCAGTTTTTGGCTGGCATATTTTGAAAACTTTGCAATTTTTACGCTCGGCGCTTCCAGCGTCGCTTATTTGTTCCTCGGCTTTCTTTTCGGCCACTGGTTCTATTATGGAATGAAACTACCATTGAGTCTGCGCCCCTTTGCATTTGCCGGTTTATGGACGCTCTGGGAATGGTTTAAGGGCAGCGGCTTTGTCGCCTATCCATGGGGCAGCCTTTCGATGACCACGCTATCGCTGCGTCCGCTCATTCAAATAGCCGATATTACCGGCGTATGGGGAATTACCTTCCTTATTGCATTGATTTCCGCGCTCCTTGCAGAAATAATCAGGGCAGCGGCAAGATTAACCGCCGGTTTTTCCAAACCGCAGGGCAGACCGTTGCTACGACCGCTGGCATTTACGGCTGCGTTGTTGCTGCTGATCAATGGGTACGGACTTTTTCGCATATATCAAAAAAGGACGCCGCAGCAAAACCTCAATCTTGTGTTAGTGCAGCAAAACACCGACCCGTGGGTCTCCGGTCTCGATCTGTTTTTTGATAACCTCTATAACACTCAACAACTCACCGAGCAGGCAATTACCGAATCGCCGGTTAAACCCGATCTTATCGTATGGAACGAGAGTAGCCTTGCATACGGCTATGACCAATTTCAAGATTATTATAGGCAGCTTCCCTTTAAAGAGTCCTTCACCGATTTTTTGCAGCGGATGGATATACCGATTTTAACGGGTTCTCCGCTTTTTCAGGATGCCGAAAGAGAAAAATACTCGAATGCCGTCTATCTCATTGCACCCGACGGTACGGTGCTCGACACCTATTCAAAGATACAGCTGATCTGCTTTGCGGAATACATTCCCTTTATTGACCATCCGTTTGTGCAGCGTTTTTTTGACTCGCTGGTCGGTTTTTCATCGGGATGGGCGCCGGGAACGGAATATAAAGCGATGACGTTTACCGCACAAAACGGAAATGATATCCGGTTCGCCGCACCCATCTGTTTTGAGGATGCCTTTCCAACGCTCTGTGCCGATTTGCATAATCAGAAAAGCAATATCTTAATTAATCTGACCAATGATTCATGGTCAAAAACGGCGAGCGCGGAATATCAACATTTTGCCGTCGCCTATTTCCGTGCAATTGAACTGCGAACGCCGCTTGTCCGCTCTACCAACGGCGGCTATACCTGCGTTGTCGATCCCGTCGGAACCGTTACCGCGAGCCTTCCGCTCTTTACCGCAGATTCCCTGAGCGTTTCGGTACCGATCTATCCCTACCGCCGGACTTTTTATGCGCAATGGAAGGACTGGCTTCCTGCGCTTTTCTTAGCAATTGCGCTCATCTCCGCCACCGCATACCGGTTCAACCCCGCGTTTTGTAAAAAAGCGGTGGTGTATATGGAACATCCGCTCGAATGGCTCTCCCCTGCCGAACGAAGAAAACGGCAACGGAAACAGCTCTGGAAAAAGCCGTGGTTTAGAAAACGGCGGAAAACGGCAAAAACTGATAAACTGATCACGGTTGATAAGAGGCCGCAGTTTCAAAAATAG
- a CDS encoding galactokinase translates to MQKILPFHVDEYGDEPEVTVAVPGRFHLLGEHTWFAQGNTLSMAIDHYLYLCVSKRKDSNYRFLSLSLKERKKVAAANLRYRKEDRWANSIKAVILSFMDQGIEMTGLNFTILSEIPADAGLGTPNALKVATAMALRKVFAPRLTKADLVDILENANVQHLKTYPHRADILCALYAKAGHCIRTNHRRKTADIYPFPISNYRIILTDSRVPRLLAREELNHRIQECMEAYERVKKMPDIPNDFSKLAESDLEELAIPESVRRRVLYIIRESISVDDAIGALKKNDWVVFSRIVTRSQENLRDRFEISCPELDWLVKRAMEFVAPDMNDIVCSRLTGRGFGGCTYSILRADDIQTYIEKLGDYERIFGFKPLYYKVKPSGGVRIL, encoded by the coding sequence ATGCAGAAGATTCTACCGTTTCATGTAGACGAATATGGAGATGAGCCGGAAGTAACCGTTGCAGTTCCCGGGCGCTTTCACCTTTTAGGCGAACATACATGGTTTGCACAGGGCAATACGCTTTCGATGGCGATCGATCATTATCTGTATCTTTGTGTTTCAAAAAGGAAAGATTCTAATTATCGCTTCCTTTCTTTGTCGCTTAAAGAGCGGAAAAAAGTTGCCGCCGCAAACTTGCGGTATCGTAAAGAGGACCGTTGGGCAAATTCGATAAAGGCTGTTATTCTTTCCTTCATGGATCAAGGGATTGAGATGACAGGGCTCAATTTTACCATCCTTTCCGAAATCCCTGCCGATGCAGGGCTCGGTACGCCGAACGCACTCAAGGTTGCGACGGCAATGGCGTTGCGGAAGGTGTTTGCGCCGCGGCTTACGAAGGCTGACCTTGTCGATATTTTGGAAAATGCGAATGTGCAGCACCTTAAAACCTATCCCCACCGTGCGGATATTTTGTGTGCGCTCTATGCAAAGGCGGGACACTGCATACGGACAAATCACCGGCGGAAGACGGCCGATATTTATCCGTTTCCTATCAGCAACTACCGGATCATTTTGACGGATTCTCGGGTTCCCCGTCTGTTGGCACGGGAAGAGCTGAACCATAGAATCCAGGAATGTATGGAAGCCTACGAGCGGGTTAAAAAGATGCCGGATATTCCCAATGATTTCAGTAAGCTTGCCGAAAGCGATCTTGAAGAGCTTGCCATCCCGGAATCGGTACGGCGGCGGGTACTCTATATTATCCGCGAATCGATAAGTGTTGATGACGCTATCGGCGCCTTAAAGAAAAACGATTGGGTGGTGTTTTCGCGTATTGTAACACGCTCTCAAGAGAATTTGCGCGATCGCTTTGAAATTTCCTGCCCCGAATTGGATTGGCTTGTGAAGCGGGCTATGGAATTTGTCGCTCCCGATATGAACGATATTGTGTGTTCGCGCCTGACGGGAAGGGGATTCGGCGGATGTACGTACAGTATTTTAAGAGCGGATGATATCCAAACCTATATTGAAAAACTGGGCGACTATGAACGAATTTTCGGATTTAAGCCTTTGTATTATAAAGTGAAACCTTCCGGCGGAGTACGCATACTATGA
- a CDS encoding tetratricopeptide repeat protein: MDTVLKEGIQLYRENRYEEALAAFLKISSKDVELNFDLAYYIGLCYASLLQYDDALVYLEQIITAGTDIARVYQCRLILAFIYTKTGRARLAEFELSKLLDAGYDSPQVHTSMAYLAYEQDKVDKSLSLYEKALELDPDNSTALNGLGYILADTEKDLTRALILCKKALDAQPDNPAYLDSLAWTYYKMGFDTEARSYIQRADAQLPGNEIIKRHLQLIMSR; this comes from the coding sequence ATGGATACGGTTCTTAAAGAAGGCATACAGCTCTATCGGGAAAATCGGTATGAAGAAGCGCTTGCCGCATTTTTAAAGATATCGTCTAAAGATGTTGAGCTCAATTTCGATTTGGCGTATTATATCGGTCTCTGTTATGCGAGCCTTTTACAATATGACGATGCGCTTGTCTATTTGGAACAGATTATCACAGCCGGGACCGATATCGCCCGCGTATATCAGTGTCGGCTTATTCTGGCCTTTATTTATACCAAGACAGGCCGTGCCCGTTTGGCAGAGTTTGAGCTTTCAAAGCTTTTGGATGCAGGATACGATTCTCCGCAGGTGCATACTTCGATGGCGTATTTGGCGTATGAGCAGGATAAAGTAGACAAGTCTTTGAGTCTTTATGAGAAAGCGCTGGAACTTGATCCGGATAATTCGACGGCGCTTAACGGGCTTGGCTACATCCTTGCCGATACCGAAAAAGATTTAACTCGGGCTTTGATTCTGTGTAAAAAAGCGCTCGACGCACAGCCCGATAATCCCGCTTATTTGGATTCGCTGGCGTGGACATATTACAAGATGGGCTTTGATACCGAAGCCCGTTCATATATCCAACGGGCGGATGCACAGCTTCCCGGTAACGAAATAATTAAGCGCCATCTGCAGCTTATTATGAGCAGATAA
- a CDS encoding Lrp/AsnC family transcriptional regulator, producing MQEIIDLLENDARLSPQDIAAMTGKSEEEVRAAIKKLEDEGIILKYAAVINRERLASSDTVSAMIEIQVAPAREHGFDRIAERIYRYPQVKTVQLMSGGYDLHVLVEGKDLKEVAFFVSEKLASLEGVISTRTHFVLKTYKENGTYYIDPKKDPREEITA from the coding sequence ATGCAGGAAATTATCGATTTACTGGAAAACGATGCGCGGCTGAGTCCGCAGGATATTGCCGCAATGACGGGTAAGTCCGAGGAAGAGGTTCGCGCTGCCATTAAAAAATTAGAGGATGAGGGCATCATCTTAAAATATGCTGCGGTTATCAACCGTGAACGGCTTGCAAGCAGCGATACGGTATCTGCGATGATAGAAATTCAGGTTGCACCGGCGAGGGAACACGGATTTGACCGCATTGCGGAGCGGATATATCGGTACCCGCAGGTAAAGACGGTACAGCTGATGTCCGGCGGATATGATCTGCATGTGCTGGTCGAAGGAAAAGATTTAAAAGAGGTTGCCTTTTTCGTGTCGGAAAAACTCGCCTCGCTGGAAGGAGTGATCAGTACACGTACTCATTTTGTGCTCAAGACCTATAAAGAAAACGGAACGTATTATATCGACCCGAAAAAAGATCCCCGTGAAGAGATTACCGCATAA